The Virgibacillus dokdonensis genome includes a window with the following:
- a CDS encoding phage replisome organizer N-terminal domain-containing protein, translating into MGNIKWIKLSTAMFDDEKIKLIEKLPEADTILIIWIKLLSQAGRTNANGYIYLNENVPYTEEMLATIFDRSLNTVRLALKTLREFGMIFIDDDSFIRISNWEKHQNVEGMDRVRKLNAERNKRYRERKKQQLLENKTVDVSVTSRDGTEEELERDKEQDIEIEQEQDKDVAQIIQFWDKNGFGVNNIHAKKQLLLWLDDSSFKDPSEVILKALNIACENDARRLKYTEGILRNWENESLLTVEEIDKNHKNRNKQAVSQIDYDPNRDRF; encoded by the coding sequence ATGGGCAACATTAAATGGATTAAGTTAAGTACTGCCATGTTTGATGATGAAAAAATAAAACTTATAGAGAAGCTTCCAGAGGCTGATACCATTCTAATCATTTGGATTAAACTTCTGTCACAGGCCGGGAGAACAAATGCCAACGGTTATATTTATTTGAACGAAAATGTCCCGTATACAGAGGAAATGCTTGCAACTATATTTGATAGGTCACTCAATACAGTAAGGCTCGCTTTAAAAACACTAAGGGAGTTCGGGATGATCTTTATTGATGATGATTCATTTATTCGAATTTCGAACTGGGAAAAGCATCAAAATGTTGAAGGAATGGACCGTGTAAGGAAGTTGAATGCAGAGCGTAACAAAAGGTATCGCGAAAGAAAGAAGCAGCAATTACTAGAAAATAAAACAGTTGACGTTAGCGTGACGTCACGTGATGGTACAGAAGAAGAACTAGAAAGAGATAAAGAACAAGATATAGAAATAGAACAAGAACAAGATAAAGACGTAGCGCAGATTATTCAGTTCTGGGATAAAAACGGATTTGGTGTAAATAACATTCATGCAAAAAAACAGTTGTTGTTGTGGTTGGATGATTCATCATTTAAGGATCCCAGTGAAGTCATTTTAAAGGCATTAAATATTGCTTGTGAAAATGATGCTAGACGACTTAAATATACGGAAGGCATCTTAAGAAACTGGGAAAACGAATCCTTACTAACCGTTGAAGAAATCGATAAGAATCACAAAAACCGAAATAAGCAAGCTGTAAGCCAAATAGATTACGATCCGAATAGAGATAGATTTTAG
- a CDS encoding ImmA/IrrE family metallo-endopeptidase, with protein MAHLMPRNTAIKLIDKYGTNCPFEIAERKGIMIIFESLGGSLGYYTCYKRIQSIHINDNIDETLQRFVCAHELGHSLLHKSENAPFLKKNTFFTTNKNEVEANTFAVELLIPDKCIYEFKDTSVTINEVAQTYGVPEEMCNLKKIDHIK; from the coding sequence ATGGCGCATTTAATGCCTAGGAATACAGCAATAAAACTTATTGATAAATATGGAACAAATTGCCCTTTTGAAATAGCAGAGCGTAAAGGTATCATGATTATTTTTGAATCTCTGGGGGGATCTTTGGGATACTACACTTGCTACAAAAGGATTCAATCTATCCATATTAATGATAATATAGATGAGACATTGCAAAGATTTGTCTGTGCTCATGAATTAGGCCATTCGTTATTGCATAAAAGTGAAAATGCACCTTTTTTAAAGAAGAACACCTTCTTTACTACAAACAAAAATGAGGTAGAGGCTAATACATTTGCAGTTGAATTGCTTATTCCAGATAAATGTATTTATGAATTTAAAGATACAAGCGTTACCATAAATGAAGTAGCTCAAACGTATGGCGTTCCAGAAGAAATGTGCAATCTGAAAAAAATTGATCATATAAAGTAG
- a CDS encoding tyrosine-type recombinase/integrase: protein MKNPNGYGSVCKLSGKRRKPFAVIVTTGWNDEGKQRREYLGYYKSRREAMVALADYNNNPYDLSAGKLTFKEVYERLIKERFPKISKSNQLGYEMAFRRSEPLHDMKFNEVRKAHLQSVIDNCDKSWGTKKKIKVLFNQMYKHALENDLTHKDYARFVELPKNDTKNSRKPFTLDEINILWENIDRFDDIDSVLIMIYTGLRPGELVEVKNKSIQLDERYFRGGFKTEAGTNRVIPIHKKIHKLIENRMDPNNEYLITNFEGSKLSYYVYYHEKFKKIMQQLELNHRPHDCRHTFATLMDNADANKLSIKRIMGHAAKDITDKVYTHKDIKQLLMAIDRL from the coding sequence TTGAAAAATCCAAATGGATACGGCTCCGTATGCAAATTGTCCGGTAAACGAAGAAAACCATTCGCGGTCATAGTCACTACTGGATGGAATGACGAAGGAAAACAAAGACGGGAGTATCTAGGATATTATAAAAGCAGAAGAGAGGCCATGGTAGCATTAGCTGATTATAATAATAACCCGTATGATTTATCAGCTGGCAAGCTCACATTTAAAGAAGTATATGAACGCTTAATAAAAGAACGTTTCCCTAAAATTTCAAAATCAAATCAACTTGGCTATGAAATGGCTTTTAGAAGATCAGAACCTTTACACGATATGAAATTTAATGAAGTAAGGAAGGCTCATCTACAATCTGTAATTGATAACTGTGATAAATCATGGGGTACAAAGAAAAAAATAAAAGTATTATTTAATCAAATGTATAAACATGCTTTAGAAAACGATTTAACACATAAAGATTATGCTAGATTTGTCGAGCTTCCAAAAAATGATACAAAGAATTCCAGAAAACCATTTACTTTGGATGAGATTAATATTCTTTGGGAAAACATCGACCGCTTCGATGACATTGATTCTGTTTTAATTATGATTTACACTGGTTTGCGCCCTGGGGAACTTGTGGAAGTAAAAAATAAAAGTATTCAATTAGATGAAAGGTATTTTCGGGGTGGCTTCAAAACGGAAGCTGGGACGAATAGGGTCATACCAATTCATAAAAAAATCCATAAATTAATTGAAAATCGTATGGATCCTAATAATGAATATCTGATTACAAACTTTGAGGGTAGTAAGTTGAGTTATTATGTTTATTATCACGAGAAGTTTAAAAAGATTATGCAGCAACTAGAATTAAATCATAGACCACACGATTGCAGACATACCTTCGCAACCCTTATGGATAATGCTGATGCAAATAAACTATCAATCAAACGGATCATGGGTCACGCAGCTAAAGATATCACTGATAAAGTTTATACGCATAAAGATATCAAGCAGCTTCTTATGGCAATTGACAGGCTATAA
- a CDS encoding helix-turn-helix transcriptional regulator, with the protein MKDVNVILINLDFLKAYLKDKDISQSQFADKVGVTQTTVNRIMNGKRNPGGKFIAGVLRSFNDLSFHEVFYYDTALSTE; encoded by the coding sequence TTGAAAGATGTAAATGTCATTTTAATTAATTTAGACTTTTTGAAGGCATATTTGAAAGACAAGGATATTTCTCAAAGTCAATTTGCGGATAAGGTAGGAGTTACGCAAACTACTGTTAACCGAATTATGAATGGCAAGAGAAATCCGGGAGGTAAGTTTATTGCAGGTGTTCTGCGGAGCTTTAACGATTTAAGTTTCCATGAAGTATTTTATTATGACACAGCATTATCAACTGAATAA
- a CDS encoding helix-turn-helix domain-containing protein, which yields MSNQFGEYLKAKRDEKGYTINQLSLYSGISAAQLSRIENGKRGIPKAENIQKLAEALSIPYDEIMRVAGYYKPNNTKQEEDLPELSDKEERDIAKDLEKMINNLSNDDAYSQFDGRAIDEMDKEDRELLIASLENSLRMAKRMAKQKFTPNKYKK from the coding sequence ATGAGCAATCAATTTGGAGAATATCTAAAAGCAAAAAGGGATGAAAAAGGTTACACCATCAATCAACTTTCTTTGTATTCAGGTATTAGCGCTGCGCAATTGTCCAGAATCGAAAATGGAAAAAGAGGCATTCCCAAAGCCGAGAATATCCAAAAACTTGCGGAAGCACTATCCATTCCTTATGATGAAATAATGAGGGTGGCTGGTTATTACAAACCAAACAACACCAAGCAAGAGGAAGATCTTCCTGAGCTGTCAGATAAGGAAGAGCGTGATATAGCTAAGGATCTAGAAAAGATGATAAATAACTTATCTAATGATGATGCATACTCACAATTCGATGGAAGGGCGATAGATGAAATGGATAAAGAAGATAGAGAACTACTAATTGCTTCATTGGAAAATTCACTTCGCATGGCTAAACGAATGGCAAAACAAAAGTTTACCCCCAACAAATATAAAAAATAA
- a CDS encoding recombinase family protein, with protein sequence MRSFFYARVSSKDQSLERQFEAAKDIGIPEEYIFVDKASGKDFKRPEYQLMKRMFREGDALYIKSLDRLGRNKQMILDEWQDLVKTKQIDIAVLDMPLLNTMKYKDLDGLETLISDLILQLLSYMAEDERKRTRERQEEGIRIAKQNGVKFGRKKHKIDDTFKAVYPEWKHNKITAVEAMKRVGMKSNTFYRRVKEYEANL encoded by the coding sequence GTGAGATCCTTTTTTTATGCACGAGTCAGCAGCAAAGATCAATCATTAGAAAGGCAATTTGAAGCTGCCAAAGACATTGGCATTCCAGAGGAATATATATTTGTAGACAAAGCGAGCGGTAAAGACTTTAAGAGGCCTGAGTACCAATTGATGAAACGAATGTTTCGAGAAGGAGACGCTTTATATATCAAATCGTTGGATCGACTGGGACGTAATAAACAAATGATTTTGGACGAATGGCAAGACCTCGTCAAAACCAAGCAAATTGATATTGCCGTGTTAGATATGCCTTTGCTTAACACAATGAAATATAAAGACTTGGATGGTCTTGAAACCTTGATCTCCGATTTAATCCTGCAATTATTGAGTTACATGGCTGAGGATGAACGCAAACGAACAAGAGAAAGACAAGAGGAAGGCATTCGAATTGCTAAGCAAAATGGTGTAAAGTTCGGGAGGAAAAAACATAAGATCGATGATACCTTTAAAGCTGTTTATCCCGAATGGAAACACAATAAAATCACGGCAGTCGAAGCCATGAAACGAGTGGGCATGAAAAGCAACACGTTTTATAGAAGGGTCAAAGAGTATGAAGCGAATCTTTAA